In uncultured Desulfuromonas sp., the genomic stretch AACCTGATCAAGCGAATCAGCATGGACAATATTGGTGAGCGGACAATAGGACAAGACGGATTGTGTAAAGTACTGCGCATAGGCGTCACAATCGCTGAATAGAAGAACACTGGCTTTCACTTGGTCAAGTTTTTGTAACATATTGGCGATCATACCATCATCTCTGCTGCGGTGCAGCTTTCAGCACGCACATCCAACAAAAAAGCGCCCCTGAAAGAACAGGGGCGCTTTTGAGTCGAACAATGGGCCAAAATGATTACATCATGCCGGGCATGCCGCCCATGCCGCCGGGCATGGCGGGCATCGCAGGCTCATCACTGGGCATTTCAGCGATGCAGGCTTCCGTGGTCAGCATCAGACCCGAGACAGAAGCCGCGTTTTGCAGGGCACTGCGGGTCACTTTGGTCGGATCAAGGATACCGGCTTCAAGCAGATCAACATACTCATCCGTTGCCGCGTTGAGGCCGAAAGAACCCTCACCGTTCTTGACTTTATCAACAACGATGGAACCTTCCAGACCAGCGTTGGCAGCGATCTGACGCAGCGGCTCTTCCAGAGCGCGCTTGACAATCTGAACACCAAACTGCTGCTCACCTTCGATCTCCAGCGCCTCAACAGCCTTGATACAACGGATCAGGGCAACACCGCCACCAGGGACAATGCCCTCTTCAACGGCAGCGCGGGTCGCATGCAGAGCATCTTCAACGCGGGCTTTTTTCTCTTTCATCTCGGTTTCGGTTGCGGCACCGACCTTAACGACGGCAACACCGCCAACCAGCTTAGCCAGACGCTCCTGCAGCTTCTCACGATCGTACTCGCTGCTGGTCTCTTCGATCTGGGCGCGAATCACTTTGACGCGAGCCTCAATATCGGTCTCGCTGCCGGCACCGTCAACGATAGTGGTGTTGTCTTTGTCCACAACAATGCGCTTGGCAGTTCCCAGCATATCTTCGGTCGCGTTCTCCAGTTTGAAGCCCATCTCTTCCGAGATCACCTGACCACCAGTCAGAATGGCGATATCTTCGAGCATGGCCTTGCGGCGGTCACCAAAACCAGGAGCTTTAACGGCGCAGACGTTGATGGTACCGCGCAGCTTGTTAACCACCAAAGTGGCCAGCGCTTCGCCGTCGACGTCCTCAGCGATGATCATCAGCGGCTTGCCCATTTTGGCCACCGGCTCAAGAATCGGCAGCAGCTCACGCATGTTGGAGATCTTCTTGTCGTAGATCAGGATCATGGGATCATCCATGGCCGCTTCCATACGCTCGGAATCGGACACGAAGTAAGGAGACAGGTAACCACGATCAAACTGCATCCCCTCAACGGTCTCCAGAGAGGTTTCCATGGACTTGGCTTCCTCAACGGTGATAACACCCTCTTTACCAACTTTGTCCATGGCCTCGGCAAGAATGTTGCCGATGGTCTCGTCGCTGTTAGCAGAGATGGTGCCAACCTGAGCGATCTCTTTGTGGTTGGCAATAGGCTGAGACAGCTCACGCAAAGAAGCAACAGCAGCTTCTACAGCTTTATCAATACCACGCTTGATCTCCATGGGGTTGTGACCGGCAGTAACCAGCTTGACACCTTCACGGTAGATACCCTGAGCCAGAACGGTTGCCGTGGTGGTACCGTCACCAGCGATATCGGAGGTTTTAGAAGCAACTTCCTTAACCAGTTGCGCACCCATGTTTTCGAACTTGTCTTCCAGCTCGATCTCGCGAGCAACAGAAACGCCGTCTTTGGTGATCAGCGGAGCACCGAAGGACTTGTCGATAACAACATTGCGACCTTTGGGACCGAGGGTCACTTTAACGGTATTTGCCAGCATATTGACACCGGCCAGAATTGCGGAACGGGCGTCTTCAGAAAATTTGATCTCTTTTGCAGCCATTGTTTAAGAACTCCTGTTCAATAAATTCAGGGTTAATCGCAAGAAACGCTACAGCTTACTTTTCGAGTACGCCGAGGATATCGTCTTCGCGCATCATCAGGTAAGCTTTGCCGTCTACCTTGATCTCAGTACCGGCATACTTACCGAACAGAACGCGGTCACCGACCTGAACGTCCATACCAAGAACTTTGCCTTCAGCGGTCACTTTGCCCTTACCTGCGGCAATAATCACGCCTTCCTGAGGCTTTTCCTTGGAAGCGGTGTCAGGGATGATGATGCCGCCGGCCGTGGTGGTTTCTTCTTCAACGCACTCAACAATGAGGCGATCCTGCAGAGGTCTGATGTTCATGCTCTGTCTCCTTTGTGAATGAAATAATGTCGCGGCTTAATGCCTAAAATTCATAAAATAACTGCGTCATACTCAGGGTTAGCACTCGGCAAAAGGGAGTGCTAACAGCAGGGCTAAATATAAACAGTGAGTTCAGAAAGTCAAGGGGTATCTCGGGAAAAAAATAACAGAAAAAAGCACCTGTTGCTGCATCGCGGTCCGACAAGCGCTTGACAGCCTACAGCCCCCATGCTAAACCACTGAAATCTCCTCGAAAGAGGTGATATTTCGCTCACTTGCACCAGCGACCACCGCCGCAGAAAGGACCATCATGGCGAAAAAACTGTTTATTCCCGGACCGGTAGAAGTCAGCAACGATGTGTTTGCCGCCATGTCTTCACCGATGATCGGCCACCGCATGCCGGAATATGCCGCTCTGCATCAAAGCGTCACCAGCCAGTTGCAGACCCTGCTCAACACCAAAGACCCGGTGTTCCTCTCCACCTCCAGCGCCTTCGGCATCATGGAGGGCGCCGTGCGCAATCTGGTTCAGAAACGTTGCGCCAACTT encodes the following:
- a CDS encoding co-chaperone GroES, with translation MNIRPLQDRLIVECVEEETTTAGGIIIPDTASKEKPQEGVIIAAGKGKVTAEGKVLGMDVQVGDRVLFGKYAGTEIKVDGKAYLMMREDDILGVLEK
- the groL gene encoding chaperonin GroEL (60 kDa chaperone family; promotes refolding of misfolded polypeptides especially under stressful conditions; forms two stacked rings of heptamers to form a barrel-shaped 14mer; ends can be capped by GroES; misfolded proteins enter the barrel where they are refolded when GroES binds), with translation MAAKEIKFSEDARSAILAGVNMLANTVKVTLGPKGRNVVIDKSFGAPLITKDGVSVAREIELEDKFENMGAQLVKEVASKTSDIAGDGTTTATVLAQGIYREGVKLVTAGHNPMEIKRGIDKAVEAAVASLRELSQPIANHKEIAQVGTISANSDETIGNILAEAMDKVGKEGVITVEEAKSMETSLETVEGMQFDRGYLSPYFVSDSERMEAAMDDPMILIYDKKISNMRELLPILEPVAKMGKPLMIIAEDVDGEALATLVVNKLRGTINVCAVKAPGFGDRRKAMLEDIAILTGGQVISEEMGFKLENATEDMLGTAKRIVVDKDNTTIVDGAGSETDIEARVKVIRAQIEETSSEYDREKLQERLAKLVGGVAVVKVGAATETEMKEKKARVEDALHATRAAVEEGIVPGGGVALIRCIKAVEALEIEGEQQFGVQIVKRALEEPLRQIAANAGLEGSIVVDKVKNGEGSFGLNAATDEYVDLLEAGILDPTKVTRSALQNAASVSGLMLTTEACIAEMPSDEPAMPAMPGGMGGMPGMM